The following coding sequences are from one Patescibacteria group bacterium window:
- the secA gene encoding preprotein translocase subunit SecA gives MALLQKLFGDPNARAVKGLQAQVERINALEPEVQKLKDADFPEKTKALYNRFSKGESLDDLLPEAFALVREAGKRTIKQRHFDVQLLGGIVLHQGKIAEMRTGEGKTLVATLPVYLNALTGKGVHVVTVNDYLAKRDARWMGQIYHFLGLSVGIIQHEAAFQYDPLYEGDEQTHQLRPIQRPAAYAADITYGTNNEFGFDFLRDNMVPDPQYLAQRDLVYAIVDEVDSILIDEARTPLIISGPSQTPSEQYYKFADLVQRLEEGPDYNLDEKLRAVTLTEQGIGKIEKWLGVGNIYDVGGVEMVHHVEQALKAHALFKKDRDYVVKEGEVVIVDEFTGRLMFGRRYSEGLHQAIEAKEKVDIKQESQTLATITFQNYFRMYQKLAGMTGTASTEAEEFASIYKLEVLTIPTNRDMIRKDSPDSVYKTEQAKYEAIARDVKVRNQQGQPVLIGTISIAKNEVLSQILKREGIPHEVLNAKNHAREAEIIAQAGRKGAVTVATNMAGRGVDIILGGNPPVPEEGNIVRDFGGLHVVGTERHESRRIDNQLRGRAGRQGDPGSSQFFLSMEDDLMRIFGGDRVKSLMERMGVPDDMPIENRMISRSIESAQRKVEGHNFDIRKHLVEYDDVINKHREVIYSRRRDVLRSLETPEGRRPQVLQAMQEEIDRIVSTHTSTEREEQWNLDEVYESVDAIFSIPLEARLKMEAFRQGTGDVGSTAAARSKITDHLHGLLQQAYADLEKEVQRSGAAQAQGSSQNFMRLLERAVELRIIDTLWIEHLQLMDYLRQGIGLRGYGQRDPLVEYKKEAYVLFTQLLDGIRSQLTHTIFKTRITSNLSQAQTQRPMTLTAPAKEAQDPAPGSQSMPQVSSSAASTDPYVGQKVGRNDPCPCGAKKPDGTPKKYKQCHGKDA, from the coding sequence ATGGCATTACTCCAGAAGTTGTTCGGTGATCCCAATGCACGGGCAGTGAAAGGCTTGCAGGCGCAGGTAGAACGCATTAATGCGTTGGAACCAGAAGTGCAGAAGTTGAAGGACGCTGACTTTCCTGAGAAGACCAAAGCACTGTACAACCGCTTTTCCAAAGGTGAGTCTTTAGATGACCTGCTCCCAGAAGCATTTGCTTTGGTTCGAGAAGCGGGAAAGCGCACCATTAAGCAGCGCCACTTTGACGTGCAGTTGCTCGGTGGCATTGTCCTCCACCAAGGGAAGATTGCAGAAATGCGGACTGGTGAAGGGAAAACCCTGGTTGCAACCCTGCCAGTGTATTTGAATGCGCTGACGGGCAAAGGCGTGCACGTCGTCACCGTTAACGACTACCTGGCCAAGCGTGATGCACGGTGGATGGGGCAAATTTACCATTTCCTCGGTCTATCCGTTGGCATTATCCAGCACGAAGCAGCTTTTCAGTACGATCCTCTCTACGAAGGTGATGAGCAAACGCACCAGCTGCGTCCCATCCAGCGTCCTGCGGCGTATGCAGCAGACATAACCTATGGGACGAACAACGAGTTTGGCTTTGACTTTTTGCGTGACAACATGGTGCCAGACCCACAGTACTTGGCGCAGCGGGATCTGGTTTACGCGATTGTGGACGAAGTAGACTCCATTCTCATTGACGAAGCGCGCACCCCGCTCATCATTTCTGGTCCCAGCCAAACCCCCAGCGAGCAGTACTACAAATTTGCAGATTTGGTCCAGCGTTTGGAAGAAGGTCCGGATTACAATTTGGATGAGAAGCTCCGCGCCGTAACCCTCACCGAACAGGGGATCGGGAAAATTGAGAAATGGCTTGGGGTTGGCAACATATATGATGTGGGTGGGGTGGAAATGGTGCATCACGTGGAGCAAGCCCTAAAAGCGCATGCGCTCTTCAAGAAAGACCGTGACTACGTGGTGAAAGAAGGAGAAGTGGTGATTGTGGATGAGTTCACTGGTCGTTTGATGTTTGGCCGGCGGTACTCAGAAGGGCTGCACCAGGCAATTGAAGCGAAAGAGAAAGTGGACATTAAGCAGGAATCGCAAACCTTGGCCACCATTACGTTCCAGAATTACTTCCGCATGTACCAGAAGTTAGCAGGGATGACCGGTACGGCCTCAACCGAAGCGGAAGAATTTGCTTCCATCTACAAACTTGAAGTCCTGACGATCCCCACGAACCGTGACATGATTCGGAAAGACAGTCCGGATAGCGTGTATAAAACCGAGCAAGCAAAGTACGAAGCCATTGCCCGTGATGTGAAGGTGAGGAATCAGCAAGGGCAACCCGTGCTCATTGGTACCATTTCCATTGCGAAGAATGAGGTACTTAGCCAAATTTTGAAGCGTGAGGGCATTCCCCATGAGGTGCTCAACGCCAAGAACCACGCGCGTGAAGCTGAGATTATTGCTCAGGCTGGCCGAAAAGGCGCAGTGACCGTGGCAACCAACATGGCTGGCCGCGGCGTGGACATTATTCTGGGTGGCAATCCGCCCGTTCCTGAGGAAGGGAATATTGTTCGTGACTTCGGTGGTTTGCACGTCGTTGGTACAGAACGCCACGAATCACGTCGCATAGACAACCAGCTCCGTGGCCGCGCGGGCCGGCAAGGTGACCCTGGTTCGTCCCAGTTCTTCCTGTCCATGGAAGATGACCTCATGCGCATCTTTGGCGGTGACCGGGTGAAGTCGCTTATGGAGCGCATGGGTGTGCCAGATGATATGCCCATTGAGAACCGCATGATCTCCCGAAGTATTGAAAGCGCGCAACGCAAAGTGGAAGGACATAACTTTGATATCCGCAAACACTTGGTGGAGTACGATGACGTGATTAACAAGCACCGGGAAGTGATCTACTCCCGCCGGCGAGATGTGCTCCGTTCGCTGGAAACGCCGGAGGGTCGGCGTCCGCAGGTGCTCCAAGCCATGCAGGAAGAGATTGACCGGATTGTGTCCACCCATACGTCCACTGAGCGTGAAGAGCAGTGGAATTTGGACGAAGTATATGAATCCGTTGATGCAATTTTTTCAATCCCACTGGAAGCCCGTTTGAAAATGGAAGCCTTCCGGCAAGGGACAGGGGATGTTGGCTCAACCGCCGCCGCGCGAAGCAAAATAACTGATCACTTGCACGGCCTGCTGCAGCAAGCTTACGCAGATCTGGAAAAGGAAGTGCAACGCTCTGGCGCAGCTCAGGCGCAGGGCAGCAGTCAAAATTTCATGCGCTTACTGGAACGCGCCGTGGAACTTCGGATCATTGACACCCTGTGGATCGAACACCTCCAACTCATGGACTACTTGCGCCAGGGGATTGGCCTGCGTGGGTATGGGCAGCGCGACCCCTTGGTAGAGTACAAGAAAGAAGCGTACGTGCTCTTCACGCAGCTCCTGGATGGTATTCGCTCACAGCTGACGCATACAATTTTTAAAACGCGGATCACGTCCAATTTGTCTCAAGCGCAAACGCAGCGACCCATGACCTTAACCGCTCCGGCAAAAGAAGCACAGGATCCAGCGCCTGGTAGTCAGTCAATGCCGCAGGTAAGTTCTTCTGCAGCAAGTACAGATCCTTACGTTGGGCAAAAGGTTGGCCGGAATGACCCTTGTCCATGCGGAGCGAAGAAACCCGATGGAACACCAAAAAAGTATAAACAATGTCATGGCAAGGATGCTTAG
- a CDS encoding NUDIX hydrolase — translation MIFSEPPKDFQPRRPVVGCWVVHDGKFVLLHRPLHKSHGGKWGVPAGKMELGETEVQAMVRELFEETGIQVAEEDLQFFRKVYVRYADSDFAYVMFSLALANAPVIQIRDGEHDAYQWVTPENATDLPLMHDLEECIDMFFPKKKFY, via the coding sequence ATGATTTTTTCTGAACCACCCAAAGATTTTCAACCCCGTCGGCCCGTCGTTGGTTGCTGGGTAGTCCATGATGGGAAGTTTGTGCTGCTGCACCGTCCTTTGCACAAGTCACATGGCGGCAAATGGGGTGTGCCAGCCGGAAAGATGGAGCTAGGTGAAACGGAAGTGCAAGCTATGGTTCGTGAATTGTTTGAAGAAACTGGGATACAGGTTGCCGAAGAAGACTTGCAGTTCTTTCGGAAAGTCTACGTTCGATATGCTGATTCTGATTTTGCCTATGTTATGTTCTCACTCGCCTTAGCCAACGCTCCTGTCATCCAAATTCGGGATGGTGAGCATGATGCCTACCAATGGGTCACCCCAGAAAATGCAACAGACCTACCCTTGATGCATGACCTGGAAGAGTGTATCGACATGTTTTTTCCCAAAAAGAAGTTTTACTAG
- a CDS encoding glycosyltransferase has protein sequence MKLLFVGGGTLGSVNPLLACSRAIAQRRPDIQVKFWGRRVGLEKSVVQAAGMPYSWIPAGKYRQYFSLQNFLDICLVACAVVVAWFRLLLSRPAAVVTAGSYVAVPVAWAAASLGIPVVLYQQDMQVGLANRLIAKVAKLRTAALPEQAAQVPGGAKAIGFVLRADLQAGKASQAAQTYGLDAHQPTVVVVGGSSGARDLNAAFLSALPLLPSSLQVLHITGEQKAAHVNRPGYVAISFTNENLPDVYALATMVITRAGMNVLAELVALQKPAIIVPLPGTHQEQNAKTLAQRGAVVLQQAECTPEKFAGLISRICADADYRTQLSTALAGSWSTAGASTLAEKILSLV, from the coding sequence ATGAAGTTGCTTTTTGTGGGTGGGGGGACTCTGGGTTCGGTGAATCCGCTCCTGGCCTGTAGCCGTGCAATTGCCCAGCGTCGGCCAGACATCCAGGTCAAGTTTTGGGGGCGACGCGTTGGGCTGGAAAAGTCCGTGGTGCAGGCTGCGGGCATGCCCTATAGCTGGATTCCGGCTGGCAAGTACCGGCAGTATTTTTCGCTCCAAAATTTCTTGGACATTTGTCTGGTCGCCTGTGCTGTCGTGGTGGCTTGGTTTCGTCTGCTGCTCAGCAGGCCTGCGGCAGTTGTAACGGCTGGTAGTTACGTGGCTGTGCCAGTGGCCTGGGCAGCCGCGAGCTTGGGTATTCCGGTCGTTCTGTACCAGCAGGACATGCAGGTGGGCTTGGCGAACCGGCTGATTGCCAAGGTCGCGAAACTCCGTACCGCTGCGCTTCCAGAACAAGCAGCGCAGGTTCCAGGTGGGGCTAAAGCAATAGGTTTTGTGCTCCGGGCGGATTTGCAGGCCGGCAAGGCTAGCCAGGCTGCCCAAACCTACGGGTTGGATGCGCACCAGCCAACCGTTGTAGTGGTTGGTGGGAGTTCGGGTGCGCGGGATCTGAATGCAGCTTTTCTCAGCGCGCTGCCGCTGCTGCCTAGTAGCCTTCAAGTGCTCCACATCACTGGCGAACAGAAAGCTGCGCACGTCAACCGACCAGGGTACGTGGCTATTTCCTTTACCAACGAAAATTTGCCGGATGTGTACGCCCTAGCCACTATGGTCATCACGCGGGCGGGGATGAATGTCCTGGCCGAACTCGTTGCCCTGCAAAAACCCGCAATTATTGTGCCGCTGCCTGGCACGCACCAAGAGCAAAATGCAAAAACCCTTGCTCAACGTGGCGCAGTGGTTCTCCAGCAAGCAGAGTGTACGCCAGAGAAGTTCGCAGGGTTGATAAGCCGCATCTGTGCTGATGCAGACTATCGAACGCAGCTCAGCACAGCCCTCGCCGGGTCTTGGTCAACTGCGGGCGCATCAACCCTGGCGGAAAAAATTCTTTCCCTCGTATGA
- a CDS encoding PPC domain-containing DNA-binding protein, with amino-acid sequence MQQLTFRLHPGDLLKEEIENRTKHISAGVLLSIVGALENANLRMAGATAENQIVKNLVGPFEIVSGTGTISADGCHIHIAVSDQEGKVLGGHLKDSCRVGVTVEIVIGLFEDVKYKRVFDATTGFQELEVA; translated from the coding sequence ATGCAGCAACTCACCTTTCGATTACATCCAGGAGATCTCCTCAAAGAGGAAATTGAGAATCGGACGAAGCATATTTCCGCCGGTGTATTACTTTCTATCGTTGGTGCTTTAGAAAATGCTAACCTCCGTATGGCTGGTGCCACAGCAGAGAACCAGATAGTCAAAAATTTGGTCGGCCCATTTGAGATTGTGTCTGGGACTGGCACGATTTCCGCAGATGGTTGTCATATCCACATTGCAGTTTCAGATCAAGAAGGAAAAGTGCTGGGCGGTCATTTGAAGGATAGTTGCAGAGTTGGAGTAACAGTTGAAATTGTGATTGGTCTTTTTGAGGATGTGAAATATAAAAGAGTATTTGATGCAACGACTGGTTTTCAGGAATTAGAAGTTGCATAG
- the raiA gene encoding ribosome-associated translation inhibitor RaiA → MIFSAKNFKLTPSLQAYAEEKFGALVHLSRKPLTQLRVRFDVDKNQKHGNIFRVEVSALWQGKTYKAGEKADEMYAAVDLAVEKLQRQLRDAKERGLSARVGHHGLH, encoded by the coding sequence ATGATTTTCTCTGCCAAGAATTTCAAACTGACCCCCAGCCTGCAAGCATACGCTGAAGAGAAATTTGGTGCACTGGTGCACCTCAGCCGAAAGCCCTTAACCCAGCTCCGGGTGCGCTTTGACGTGGATAAGAACCAGAAGCATGGGAATATTTTCCGCGTGGAAGTTTCCGCGCTCTGGCAAGGAAAAACCTACAAAGCCGGAGAAAAGGCAGATGAAATGTATGCAGCGGTTGACCTGGCTGTGGAAAAATTGCAACGCCAACTTCGGGATGCCAAAGAACGTGGCCTGAGTGCACGGGTTGGGCACCACGGTCTCCACTAG
- the ftsW gene encoding putative lipid II flippase FtsW, giving the protein MKSSQSVDGILLSLTLALCVIGIIILASASSVAAFQNLGDPNGYVTKQIISLCLGIAIMLLLARVPYLHWQKWAVPILVVSFLLVVALFIPGVGTSLLGAKRWIAFGGLFFQPSELLKLALILFLARWFTKLGDLEREPQRVFVRLLILIGAIGGMLILQPDLGTSIVIVGIATVLYVAAGAPGRYIALLFAAGVVAIMLLITFEPYRAARLTIFLNPSSSQQDEGYHINQSLLAIGSGGLFGRGYGRSIQKFNYLPEAEGDSIFAIAAEELGFFMVVGLVALYVGFFWRGQQLARRLSDPFGRLIMVGVITWVTLQAFVNIGALSGILPLTGVPLPFISNGGTSLIITLAAIGIALNVSKSVRV; this is encoded by the coding sequence ATGAAATCCTCTCAGAGCGTCGACGGCATTTTACTCAGCCTCACCCTTGCTCTCTGCGTCATTGGCATAATCATTTTGGCTTCAGCCAGCAGTGTGGCTGCCTTCCAAAATTTGGGCGACCCAAACGGGTACGTGACCAAGCAAATCATTTCCCTCTGCTTGGGGATTGCCATCATGCTGCTCCTGGCCCGGGTACCGTACCTGCACTGGCAGAAGTGGGCAGTCCCAATTCTGGTGGTGAGTTTCCTGCTCGTCGTTGCCCTCTTCATCCCTGGAGTGGGCACCTCGCTTTTGGGCGCCAAGCGGTGGATTGCCTTTGGTGGTTTGTTCTTCCAACCTTCGGAGTTGCTCAAGTTGGCGCTTATTCTTTTCCTGGCGCGGTGGTTTACCAAGCTAGGCGATTTGGAGCGTGAACCCCAGCGGGTGTTTGTGCGTTTACTGATTTTGATTGGCGCCATTGGCGGTATGCTCATTCTGCAGCCTGACTTGGGTACGAGCATTGTCATTGTGGGCATTGCGACTGTCCTCTACGTGGCGGCCGGTGCGCCGGGTCGGTACATTGCGCTGCTGTTTGCAGCAGGCGTCGTGGCCATTATGTTGCTCATTACCTTTGAACCCTACCGCGCCGCACGGCTGACCATTTTCCTCAACCCATCGTCCAGCCAGCAAGATGAGGGGTACCACATTAATCAGTCCTTGCTGGCTATTGGCTCTGGTGGGCTCTTTGGCCGGGGCTACGGCCGGTCCATCCAAAAATTTAACTACTTGCCGGAAGCTGAGGGCGATTCGATTTTTGCCATTGCGGCCGAAGAGCTAGGCTTCTTCATGGTCGTGGGTCTCGTTGCACTCTACGTTGGTTTCTTCTGGCGCGGGCAGCAGCTGGCACGGCGGCTGAGCGACCCGTTTGGCCGGCTGATTATGGTGGGGGTCATTACCTGGGTCACTTTGCAGGCCTTTGTGAATATTGGGGCGCTGAGTGGCATTTTGCCGTTGACCGGTGTACCCTTACCCTTCATTTCTAATGGTGGCACGTCCTTAATTATTACCCTGGCTGCCATTGGCATTGCTCTGAATGTCTCTAAAAGCGTGCGCGTATGA
- the murB gene encoding UDP-N-acetylmuramate dehydrogenase — protein MANPLQTLAALPGMLQNEPLAKHVTFQVGGPAKYFLSSGDTALIAKALALANEAHLPVAPLGGGSNVLVADAGFPGLIIQFTSSRCEVVGNTVDADAGTTLSRIVRAAIGANLGGIEFAVGVPGSFGGALAGNAGTGGHGIAEFAKEVRALTLAGEEKTYTRDQLDVSYRYSRFKYNTQELITGGVLELTPENPTVIQERVREAVTRRGWQPKGAWCAGCIFKNPTGNHAGKLIQEAGLKGKKIGGAKVSEDHANFITNTGTATAEDIVILISYVKQQVRDKLGVQLEEEVRYLGFETPSQANFASL, from the coding sequence ATGGCCAATCCACTTCAGACACTTGCAGCACTCCCAGGGATGCTGCAGAACGAACCACTTGCCAAGCACGTCACTTTCCAAGTTGGCGGCCCGGCGAAGTACTTTCTGTCATCTGGCGATACAGCACTCATCGCCAAGGCTTTAGCTCTTGCGAACGAAGCGCATTTACCGGTAGCTCCGCTGGGTGGTGGCAGCAATGTACTAGTCGCAGATGCTGGTTTTCCCGGCTTGATTATTCAGTTCACATCCAGCCGGTGCGAAGTCGTAGGGAATACGGTAGACGCGGATGCAGGTACGACACTCAGCCGCATCGTTCGTGCAGCAATTGGTGCCAATTTGGGTGGCATAGAATTTGCGGTTGGTGTGCCCGGCTCATTTGGAGGTGCTTTGGCTGGGAATGCAGGAACGGGTGGACATGGCATTGCGGAATTTGCCAAAGAAGTACGTGCCCTAACCTTGGCCGGAGAAGAGAAAACCTACACCCGGGATCAGCTTGACGTGTCCTACCGCTACTCACGCTTTAAGTACAATACCCAGGAACTCATCACCGGTGGGGTGCTGGAATTGACGCCTGAGAATCCAACGGTCATTCAAGAGCGCGTGCGTGAAGCGGTAACCCGCCGGGGCTGGCAACCCAAGGGCGCGTGGTGTGCTGGATGCATTTTCAAAAATCCCACGGGGAACCACGCGGGGAAGCTCATCCAGGAAGCTGGGCTGAAAGGCAAGAAAATTGGTGGCGCCAAAGTGTCTGAAGACCATGCAAATTTCATCACCAATACGGGCACAGCAACCGCCGAAGATATCGTTATTCTCATTAGTTACGTCAAGCAGCAAGTCCGTGATAAACTTGGGGTACAGTTAGAAGAAGAAGTGCGGTACCTGGGTTTTGAAACTCCTTCGCAAGCAAATTTTGCCTCCCTATGA
- the murC gene encoding UDP-N-acetylmuramate--L-alanine ligase: protein MTLRNASSIHCIGISGIGLSAIAKWALENGKKVSGSDLQSQPVTEWLQAHGVAVAIGPHQAAHVPDTCDLVIRTVAAGDTNPEVQAAITRHIPLLTYPQAVGELMQGKVGIGIAGTHGKSTTTAMLAYILDAAKKDPTVIVGTRVALFGQTNERIGNGEEVLVEADEYQRAFFAYEPTHVAVLNVELDHVDVYHDLAEVREAFATFVARVPAHGSIALSAEDLSTPALRLHATGTVHTFGLSAGDLQVHGLSSAGGKTVFTFHGLLSETVTLQVPGEHNVLNALAAALVAHHLGIPTTAICQGLTAFPGTWRRFERRGTWQGADIVDDYAHHPTELTATLQAARQAFPGRRILCVFQPHQRSRTQALLPGFVQALRLADKQVILDIYDVAGREQGEAISSQEIVTALGESAQYARDVADAITKTQAILQPGDVVLTVGAGNITSFYDVATKTPSQ, encoded by the coding sequence ATGACCTTACGCAACGCCAGCTCCATTCACTGCATTGGGATCAGCGGCATTGGTTTGTCTGCCATTGCCAAGTGGGCACTGGAAAACGGGAAAAAAGTATCTGGAAGTGATTTGCAATCCCAACCCGTAACCGAGTGGCTACAGGCGCATGGTGTAGCTGTTGCCATTGGGCCACACCAGGCAGCTCACGTACCAGATACATGTGACCTCGTCATTCGGACAGTGGCAGCAGGGGATACCAACCCAGAAGTCCAAGCAGCGATTACTCGGCACATTCCTCTATTGACATACCCGCAGGCAGTCGGCGAGCTCATGCAGGGGAAAGTTGGTATTGGCATTGCTGGTACGCATGGGAAATCCACGACCACCGCAATGCTGGCGTACATTCTGGATGCGGCGAAGAAAGACCCAACGGTTATTGTTGGCACGCGGGTTGCGCTCTTTGGGCAAACGAATGAACGCATTGGGAACGGCGAGGAAGTACTTGTCGAAGCTGATGAGTATCAGCGTGCCTTTTTTGCGTACGAACCAACCCACGTCGCAGTTCTGAACGTAGAGCTTGACCACGTGGATGTGTACCATGATCTCGCTGAGGTGCGGGAAGCTTTCGCAACCTTTGTTGCACGGGTGCCTGCGCATGGATCCATTGCACTCTCCGCTGAAGACCTTTCCACCCCAGCCTTGCGGTTACACGCTACCGGCACCGTGCATACCTTTGGACTCAGCGCTGGTGATCTACAGGTTCACGGTTTATCTTCTGCAGGCGGAAAAACCGTTTTCACTTTCCACGGGCTGCTTTCGGAAACCGTGACGTTGCAGGTTCCGGGTGAGCACAATGTCCTCAACGCGCTCGCTGCCGCGCTGGTTGCTCATCATCTGGGTATTCCAACAACGGCAATTTGCCAAGGACTTACTGCCTTCCCCGGCACCTGGCGAAGGTTTGAGCGGCGAGGCACGTGGCAAGGCGCGGACATTGTGGATGACTACGCACATCACCCAACCGAACTCACGGCAACCCTACAGGCAGCGCGGCAGGCATTCCCAGGGCGGAGAATCCTCTGCGTGTTCCAGCCGCACCAGCGTAGCCGAACCCAAGCGCTACTGCCTGGGTTTGTCCAAGCACTTCGGCTTGCGGATAAGCAAGTGATCTTGGATATTTACGACGTTGCTGGTCGTGAGCAGGGCGAAGCAATCTCTAGTCAGGAAATTGTGACTGCCTTGGGTGAGAGCGCCCAGTATGCGCGCGACGTCGCTGATGCCATTACCAAAACCCAGGCAATCCTTCAGCCAGGAGATGTCGTGCTCACCGTAGGGGCTGGGAATATTACTTCCTTCTACGATGTCGCAACAAAAACCCCATCTCAATGA